The Triplophysa dalaica isolate WHDGS20190420 chromosome 14, ASM1584641v1, whole genome shotgun sequence DNA window tgcattcctgtcaaaagatcctccataAAATTAAACACTGGACATTTAAACTAGCAGTAAACAATATACTTTCtcagcatttatttgtttattttatctttgTTAATGTCGGTTCCTTGTCTTCCTCAATCCCTTCTTGAATGCaggtaggtttcttaaaaaaagtttcagcaaaaaaagaaaattgcgGTTTTTGTATAATGATTAAAACAGACAGGACTTTTTGTTTTGGAGTCTGTAAATGCTGTATTGTTTCTGAAGGTGCATAACAGTGCCACCCACATGTAACTGTGAAAACTTAGAACGCTGAAAAACATGTCAATGGTGTGGAAGTGTTGAATCATATATGACAGAAAATCTAGCCAATGGTAGGGACAGAGTTCAATTAATTTGATAACACCCCTTAAAATGAATACTCTCTCATGCTACAGGTTGTTCTGTTAGCTTTTGAAGAAACATTTAAGCACTCATTTTGTGAACTCTTTCTTTTAAAGAAGCCTTCTTCaatcattcatttttgtgtgaaatgaaGCTCTTGCGTTAAGCATTCTGATtctagtttttctttttctctcttagCGCTGGAGATGAAAGTCCATTGGCACTGGCAATAGTCCAGGCGTCCAGCAGAGACTGTGGAGTGTATGGCTGCTCTATCAAGAATGAATATGGGACTGACATGACTGACTACTTACTCAGTGCagacagtaaataaaaatgagtcTATCAACAAACCAAAACTACGTTTTTACTCTGCATTCACTCTGTTTGTTCTCTTTTGGCAGTACTGTCAGAATTTTTCCTAAGGGATGATTTAGAAGGTAGGACTTCTGAAGAAAATGGAGTGGGATTATTGCTATAAATTTCACGTCAAGTGTTGTTTCTCTGCATTGAGTTTTTTGTGGACTATTTGTGTCCTCAGTGGGCGAGGAGATCGAGATGACACCTATGATGTTCACCAAAGGCCTGGCAGACTCGGGTTACTGGGGAGAAAAATTCTTCGGGCGTATCATGACGGAAGAGGTCCAGATTGGAGAGGGCTGTGTTCACAAAACCTGCAGGACAAAGGTCATCTACGGTTTGGATCCTGTCTTTGATTCTGGCAGCACATGCGTCACTAAAGTAAAAAATCCCATCGCATTCGGCGGGAAGGAAGAGAGCAACCTGACTGAGAAAAATCTGGAGATCACCAAACAGGTCAGAGTCTCTCTGCAAATTGACCGAGAAGACCATACTTagaggaacagtttacccaGAATGCgaaaatgttgttattatatAGTAACCTAATAATATCTTCTTAACTTTCACTAAACACAATAATGTCAGGAAAGTGGGTGgtactttatatttatacaatgttttataCAGCTAGCAAACAccttattttgaattatttttattattttgtcctTTCTGAAGCTTCATccacttttcttttaaaaagacTAAGTGTGCGtttacagaaaaacaatgtGTACGTTTTTGAAACATAAAGCGTATGTaggataacattttttaaatgatcccAGCTCACACAGATCCAGGAAAAATGACTAAAGCAACACAACACGTAATACATGTGCATGACATCTCGGTGttcacaaaacagttttttttgtttttacaaagatGATAACAGTATAACTTTCAAAAAGCTTGCACTTTAAAACCTGTTATCAAAAGTTTGCATCTTTAGGCTCCCAAAACGCCCTTGTCAAGAAAATGAACAGCTAAGGGCTCTAAACATTTTCCGTTTTAACATAATAAGTTGGACTGGATGCATTAACTATAACCACATTTaggtttttgggtgaactgttcctatATCGTGACCAATGATAAGAGATGCACATTGATAATTTTCTTCTCTTACATCTCAGGAGTGTAAAATTCAGAATACTGTTCGGGAGTACAGCAAAATATTTACGGCGGAGGCCAGAGTGATCGAGAACTTTGGATTCTCATTAGAGTAAGtgattaaatacagtataatttcaaaataaaagtattgtttttatttcagcgATAAGTCTCCTTATAGGTCAAGTACCAGAACCTTCTAAGTCTAACTACTATTTTGGCTGTGAATTGCTTAGACAAGTTCCTTGGTAATGACTGTTATTACAAATACAGTGTCATATTACCgtgattaatttatttcttctgtgCCCACTGAAATAACATAGAGTGATCCCACTTCATCTAATGTATCGGCCCGCCAACACAATCCCATACGCTACAGTAGAAGCTGATTTGAAAGGcgtgtatttgaaatactgttCGATGGACAACACTGGACGATTGATCACTAGAAGCACCTCTGAGGTGGAGCAAAAGTGTTGCTCTTTCCAGCACTGGATCCATCAATGGACCAACGGCAACCTCCTTGTAACAAGGCTAGAAggtaaaactgtttttcttaaGCACCCTATATGCACTTAAAATAACtcacttttaatataaacatcacAGATGTCCAGcatttaattcaaattaatcatttatgaatttCAGGTGTCGATGCAAAGATCACATCTGTTGAAATTGCTACCAAGTCTAAAGGGTTGGTATATATGATAATGAGATTAAAATATTATCACTTCTAGTTCATCTATTTTTGAAGAGACTGATGTTCTTCTATCTATCCTGCAGGTATCAAGGTCTCACAGACAAAGCGTCTCCAAAGATAATGGAGCAGTTCATTACTCAGCATCAGTGTAACTACTACTGTGGTTTACTGAGTCTGAGACCTCTAAAGCCCCTGGACTCTTTACAACAACCCAAAATAAAGACCTCCAAGAGTCCCCTACTGGCACGAAGGGGAATAGCAGGCTCATCGAGCCCCCagctgcagaagaaaggaaatAACAGCCCACAGTCCACCCGGAAAGGAATTTCTAGCCCCAAAGTGACTAAAAAGACAAGTGAGTCAGGAGAGAACTCACCCGctgtcaaacacaaaactgTGGAGGCCCCAAAATCGGTGAGGATGAGGTAGAGAGAAGGATTGAGACTCATGGGAAAAAATGCAAGCTTTggcattttttctattttccttACCGTTATCATTCGTGTGGAGCCTATAATATACAATTATCAGTAGGTTACGTTGTACAGGACAGCGAGATTCCTTGTGTCCATAGACTGGCATGAAAACCTATGACCGAGGATTGTTCATAGTCTTTGCACATAGTGTCTAAAATGCACGAGCTGAAGAAAGCAAGAGTACGAAGGACTATACAGATATACTAAAGAGATGAATGACCAGAGGTGTTTGGCAGTTTTTGATATTACTGTGAATATGTACGACACCATAAATACCTCTTGAGGCCACCATTACTTTAAGAGCTGAATTGAGACTATCCCCTTTCAAGACCACTGCTGGGGAAAAAATATGAAACCCGGACTGTCTGCAAATggataaacaatgttttcatatAGACTCTGGAACTTTGTTGTGGTTTATTCAATTGTTTCTATATCAGATTTGAGAAGGATTCCTCAAGGATTCCTCAAAAATCTGTGATGTATGTCTCGGCTGTGCTGAAATGCTGCTTTTTTGGTAGCCGTGTCTGATACGCATTTTTTGTGAATTGCTCTGCGTTTAAGGATCCGGCCACACATTTGATGAGTGACTGTCCATGCTTTACATTCTCTAACACCACACTTGGTTGTTCATATTTGGGCAAACTTTGAGCTATATAATCAagacaaatttgtttttatcttaaatcTGAGGGAAGATCaaactttattgtcatagtaaagatatttatacaattGACAGTACAGAGTTCACGTGTCATCGGTGTTTATTGCcctgcaaatttacaaaaattgaaaaataatataaaatatattttaaatgtagatttttgTAAACTTTTAATGCTCATGTGTTTACAAAAACGTTCTCATCTTTAGGTTTTGattacatgtattttaatttaaaattttacCAAAATCAATAAATGGTACCTGCCTTAACCTTTACCCCATTTCAACATCAGATGAACATTTTAGTGGTTATTTCCCGTGCTGAAAGCAAGATTGATCAAATATCTTAGAATTGTTTTCATGTGAACGGTTGCCACAGATATTGattaataattattacataatgattaatattattataggTAATAATAATAGAGGCTGATTATGATTGGAGTGTTTTGGAGAAAGAAAACTTTGTATATTTGAAGTagatgcatttttcttttttttaaatatatttattattttacaaaaccaaAAGCCAGAACACTTGTAAATAGGACTAGCATAGAACAGTTAACtgatttcaattcattttctgTATCGACCCTAAATCGGAAAATTATTGTCTTGCTATTTTGCAACACTTAAtgaatcaagttttttttctctaatatagCGCTTTTGATTTCCATTATGTTTCATGAATAATTAATAGAAAAGACATATAGCTAGAGGTCAACATTATGTAATGCtggttttttatttatttgtttacatacagtaaatatttattgAGTTAAAAGCTTTGATCATGAACTTTATCATAAAATCCTATATCATAAATTTTTACAATCCATGAAATTAGATCTTTATTTCTCAAATTTACAataacaataacagaacaataaaaCGTACAAAGTAGTGTATCCGTAAAACATATTTAGTGTACACCTTCATAGAATAAGgtacattttacatgtttttccttttataccatatataacattaataatgtaaatgtaaacaaatcttaaaacaatatatacatgcaatatcaatttaaacacattaaaatgtggCAATTTAATAAATAAGCTAATTTGTCAGAGTTTTGGGGTATTGTTGCACTGATATCTCTAAATCAAACTACATGCACACAGATTCACTGAAGATCCCACAACAGTTTGCAACATAAAttgttgcattttttatttcatcccAAGAACCCCCAAAGGAAAGTGTCCCGTTGTTGTTAATAGTGCTGAAACACAAAGAAGCACAGaggattttttttgcatttgaagTGCCAGTGGCATTTTTAAGTCACTACAGAGCAAAAATATTCTTTGTACGAACCTATCGTAAAGATCATAGCAGCAAGTTTCGATGTCGGGGACAGTGGCATTGAAGACTGAATTCtgaaacacactcacacagtcCAGTGGAGGGACATAAAGTATACCTGCAAGTGATAACAAACTTAAGTCATTAAACTGTTTCATTCCCTGCAGATGCATTTAAAGCTACcgaaaataatttaatacaaatatacttaacaattacactttaaaatttgatttttttaagcatataTGTGTCTTTAAATTTGTATATGTGGTAACCAGTTAAGCAGAAATAACAAATCAATAAAGCACTTAAATTAAAAACCCAATGTTGTCTTAGTAAAAAATGCTTACCTGCAATACAGGCATTGATCAACGAAACACATGTGCCTGTAAACAAGGCTCTGAGCACTAAAGAAGATATATCATCTTTCCTTGATGGACAAATAGAAGCTGTGAAattaaaagaattaaaaaacGTTATCAATAAACAATATGTGATAAAGGTATATTATCAAACAATTAAGATAAGAAGAGATAACTGAGTCATAAGTTATGCATAGCTAGCACTTAAATCTTTAGCATACAAGTGCTTAGAGCAAATAACATCCCTTCTTATAGAGTTTGGATACTCACACAGGCCTCCAATCACAATGCCAAGAGAACTAAAGTTCGCAAAGCCACACAAGGCATAAGTGCAGATGATTTCTGAGCGAATCTGCAAATAGGTTTGTTGACATACAGTAAGCAagtgtactaaataaataaaaaatgcaaacttTAGTTTTGcgtaatgcacaataaacaaacttGAACATTGAACAATTGGATTAACTAACAATAATGATGGCCAAcaaatgctgtaaaaatatgttttttcattgttagaTCATGTTAGTTAATCCATCAGGGTAGAGTGTTAATACCAATAGATTTATAGGATATATAAGATGTAACATAAGTACTTACTGAGATCCAGTTTCTGTCTGGACCACTTTCCAAAGTGCCATTCAGTCTATTGCTTTTAAGCTCAGACAGCTTCTCATAGGCTATAAACTCATTGAGGAAGAGTTTAGTACCAATAAGTTCAGCCACTATAAACGACTCCTCGTATGGAATCCCCATCATGAAAGCCACAGGCATAAACACGTAAGAGCAGATCAACTGAGGGATCAAAGATAAATctcttaaaacatttctgttcttAATATACTATATAGATTTGTGAGATTTATGATATGTAGGAGAAATGTAGGAGCTTATGATATCTAGGACTACCTTTGATGTGAAATACATAATTGTTTTAGTACACACCTGAAAAGTGACTTCTGGGTATCCAACCATGCCTCCCATCCAGCTCAAAGCAGCGTTGATGAAACCCAAAATGGCGAGAAAAGCGATCAAGTTAGCAGCTATGTTGGCCACAAGCCCTATAGATGCTGAGGCACCACCACTGGCAGCTTCTAATATGTTCTGTTCACCACTGAGCACAAACAGAAGACATTTGATCAGTATCACTATATTCACCATATCTGTATTTAGAAACGAAAATGTTCTGTATGTTAAAATTTGAAAGTGCCCCTACCTGCTGTCAACTTTAATCTGATCCGAAGATGTGAACTTACTCTTCTCAGTTTCAGGGTAAGATAGTTTGGAGATGGATAAAGCACATGGGGCGGCCATCACAGATGCAGAGATCAGAGATGAAGCGTCAATCTGTGTACGACACATTACATGAACATACTAAACACAGACAACACATTCAACTTTATCTTTTATTAACTTTTCTTTGGTttcatttaaatagatttaGTTATCGAAATTTTTTCCTATTGAAATGAAGGATAAATTCTTGTACCCCAAATGACATAAATGCACCCATGACACTCCCAGCAATGGTGGCAAACCCTCCAGTCATGACAGCGTGAATCTCAGACTTGGTCATGTCTTTCAAATATGGACGGATAAGTAAGGGTGCCTCTGTCTGGAACATAGCAAAAAACAGGCATATTATATAGAGATGTCTCACCTGTTGTCCTAAAATGTGTGGTCCCTACGCAGTTTAAGATATCGTTCACCCTCTCTTGAAAAAAACGAATCTGGACCCAAATGTTTTATCGAATTATAGGCCTATTTCTAAATTGCCCTTTTTACCCAAaatttcagacatttcttaATAACAATGAGATTTTCTAAACTTTCAAGTCCGGTTCTAAATCAAACAATAGCACAGAGACATGCCTGTTGAAAGTCTTCaatgatattttaatttttattgatTCCGGAAGCCCTGTGGTGTTTATTTTACTAGACCTCAGCACAGCTTTTGACACTATCGATCAAATGTCGTTATCTCTCGATTAGAAAGGACGATTGGCATCCGGGACAAGGCACCAGATTGTCACCAGAAGTCTTTCCTTTTCAACTCAACGTTTTCAGTTAATTTTGGTCAACAACACTAAATATGAGCCCCATAGTCTAGCGGGGTCCCGCAAGAATCCATTCTTGGCCCAATTTTTTTTCGCTATACATGTTGCCCGAAGGTTTTATTTTCCAGTAAGCATGGTGATTCTTTTCACTGACACGCAGAtgacacaaatgtttatttaccttTGAGAAAGCATGATAAGGGTTCTTTTGATTCATTATTGAGGTGTCTACATGAAGTTAAATCTTGGATGTCACAGAATTATCTGAATCTAAATGACAGTAAAACTTAAGTACATCAGAAATTCGACGCACAGATCAACTCAATGGTTAAATCCCGTTACTCCCATTTAAGATCAATAGCTACGGTAAAACCGTTCTTGTCTTCCAATGACATTGAAAAGATTAtccatgcttttatttttgttttgttttttattttttaggctCTTTTAAGAAACACGTGAAACTGCTTTTACTGGAAGTGGAGATTGGGTCTGTAGGCTTATTCTAGCCGTTTGCCTATCAATGGttgtgtgtgagaatgtgttttaagtggtttatttctatttttttatgtcatctatgcattgtttttgttttcac harbors:
- the slc28a1 gene encoding sodium/nucleoside cotransporter 1; amino-acid sequence: MTDKGDLQLTTVSCENGGLDNPGFVKEDQLSDDQVDSDKESEKDSKSCFRKVCIPITATETFCKAHSKTIKYIALAILAAGYLAYFIAACYLNFKRAIALVVLTSLGVFIIALELLNKYTGGHIRKFFKPAQRWFKTHMRWIKWVFVIVVVGLLVAWLVVDTRKRPEQLISFGGVCLFVIVIFLFSAHRTAVRWRTVFWGLGLQFAIGLFIIRTEPGLIAFEWLGQQVQTFLNYTVRGSSFVFGDLTKNIFAFQALPIVIFFSSVMSVLYYLGVMQWIIMKISWVMQVTMRTSSTETLSVAGNIFVGQTEAPLLIRPYLKDMTKSEIHAVMTGGFATIAGSVMGAFMSFGIDASSLISASVMAAPCALSISKLSYPETEKSKFTSSDQIKVDSSGEQNILEAASGGASASIGLVANIAANLIAFLAILGFINAALSWMGGMVGYPEVTFQLICSYVFMPVAFMMGIPYEESFIVAELIGTKLFLNEFIAYEKLSELKSNRLNGTLESGPDRNWISIRSEIICTYALCGFANFSSLGIVIGGLSSICPSRKDDISSLVLRALFTGTCVSLINACIAGILYVPPLDCVSVFQNSVFNATVPDIETCCYDLYDSTINNNGTLSFGGSWDEIKNATIYVANCCGIFSESVCM